One Trichormus variabilis 0441 genomic window, TTGCCCCTTGAGAAAAGCGAAAAGTTGAACCGGCCGTACTAACTGAATTCCGCAAAGCTGTTTCTGCTTGAGTTTGGATGGCTGGATCAAGTTGGGTTTCAATGATGTAATTACCCTCCCTGGCGGCTCCCTCCCCTAAAATTGCTTCTAGTTCTTGGAACACATAGTTATAAAAATAGGGGGCAATTGTTTTGGCTTGTTGTTCACAAACCTTGGGGCTAACTTGGACAGTGGATCTTCTGGCTCGGTTCGCTTCTTCTGACGTAACCTTACCCATTTCCAACATCCGCTTCACCACGCGATTGCGATAGTCGGCGGCTTCTAGTTTATTGGGTCCACTGCCACAAAAATCAAAAGCATTGGGCGCTGGTAAAATTCCCACTAAAGTAGCAGCTTCCGCCAAAGTTAATTCTTTCGCTGGTTTATCAAAATAAAATTGTGCTGCGTCTTCAAACCCGGAGGTATCTGCCCCCAAAAACACCCGATTTAAGTACATCAGCAAAACTTCATCTTTGCTGTAAAAGGCTTCTAGCTTCAAAGAAACGATCGCCTCTCGTAATTTCCGTCCCAAAGAGTCTTGTCTGCCGACGTAATCACGAAACAAGCTACGGGCGACTTGTTGGGTAATAGTACTGGCTCCTTGTTGAACATCACCACTACGAGTATTGATTAATACTGCTCGTAAAATCCCCAAAGGATCAACCCCAAAATGCCAGTTAAAGCGGCTATCTTCAGAAGCGACCACCGCCGCCGACAAATAAGGGCCGAAGTCTTCTAACCGCTTCATGTCTACATGAGAAACCGTCCGAGGCTCACGTAATGGGGTACTACCATCACGGGCATAAACAACTACTGGAGCGCGAGTGGTTGTTGGTAAAGGCCTGACAGAGAATTTTAGCCACTCAACGCCAATAACCAATGCTAATAAGGCGCTAGCACCGCCTACGCCGTAGCCTGCCCAAGTCGCCGCCTTGACGTACCAGGGTGGCGGATCGACGTATTGTAGGCGCACAGAGGCAGCTAATTCTGGCGGCCCCAAGGTCAAAATATCGCCGTGGCGCAGTTCTAGGGTATGAACGCGCCGCTTACCGCGATAGATACCGTTAGTAGAATTTTCGTCTTTAATAATGAAAACCGGAGTACGCTGGCTAGAATCCCGCGATAAGGACAAATGAATTTGGCTAACTACTGGGTTGCGAATCACTATATCGCTGGATTTAGAGCTACGACCGAGAACATAGCGATCGCCTAGTAGGGGATACACCTCTGCTTTATCCGCCCCCGCATCCTGCACCCAGAGTTCCGGTACCTTGGCATTAGGCTTGAGCGCCAGCTTGGAAAAGTCAACCCTAGCTTGAATTGTATTGACTGCTTGCGTCAGTTGACCAAGTAAAGTTTGTGGCTTGTGAGGGGGTTGGGGAGAATTCATCGGCTATTTACATCACAATTTATTTGTACTGCGTGCGTCAGTTGTCATTTGTCATTGGTCAGTTGCTTTTGTTCTGGATTTAATTCCCCATTCCCTTATGGGTGGTTTTAACAATCTTGTCCCCTGCCACTGACTACTGACTACTGACAAAACTCCATCACCTCGTAGGTGGAGTTTTTATTAGCTCAGATTCAGGCAAATACCAATCTCAACATTGGTCTTTCATCATTATTTTACTCTTAACCCAAAAATAATTTTGCTGTACGGGATTATTCTAGATTTAATCTTACACCAACATTATATCTAGACCGTAAATACACTTTGTTTATTTCATTACTTTATGTTTACAGAGAAAACATTTATAACTAATTAGTAATGCCCATTTTATCTAAATTTCAAACACTTAAACACAATATTTAACAGGTTTAATTTTGTACTTTTAGGCATCTCTCATCAATAAATTACCAATGCAAATTTTACTGCTTGGACATATCTACTCTACAGACAACAAGGACAAACATCTTCCTAAATGAATATTTTCTAAAATTACATTGTCTGATTTAATAGTGCGAAGTGTTCCGTTTCCGTGTGAGGTTAAGTTCAGAATGAAGGGAAAATCTCTGACTTTGATTGGTACAGCTTTGACTTTAGCTCTCACAGCTAATTTTGCTGTTGCACAATCTAGTAAATCCCAAATTGCCCAATCAAGTGAATCGTCCACCAGTTCACCAACGGAAATCCAGCTATCACCAGAAGGATTTGAAATTCTTTGTAAGCGTTTCCCCCTCAATTCCCGTTGTCAAGGCAATAGCGCAGTTACGCCTAGTGGTTCTAGCAATACGACCGTAGACACTCAGCCTGCATCTAGCGAAACTCCAGCAACCACAGCGCCAGATAGCACCACTCTACCTGCACCTAGCGAAACTCCAGCAACCACAGCGCCAGATAGCACCACTCTACCTGCACCTAGCGAAACTCCAGAAACCCCAGCGTCAGGTAGCACCACTCTACCTGCACCTAGCGAAACTCCAGCAACCACAGCGCCAGGTAGCACCACTCTACCTGCACCTAGCGAAACTCCAGCAACCACAGCGCCAGGTAGCACCACTCTACCTGCACCCAGTGAAACTCCAGAAACCACAGCGCCAGGTAGCACCACTCTACCTGCACCCAGTGAAACACCCGTAACCCCAGCGCCAGGCAGTATTTCTCCTAGTACTGTCCCCGATTCTGGTGTACCTAAAACTCCTACTCCTGGTAACTAGACTTTCATCCCAGGTGGCACAAAGACTATAGTTAAATAAGAGAAAGGCTAGGAAGAATTGACCCTAGCCTTTTTCTCTATCTAGACCTGTGATGAGAATCAGGTGATTTCTGTAATGAGGCTAGTAGCAGGCAAACAATACCGATACTAATAAATGAATCTGCCATATTAAACACGGCAAAATTAATTAAGCGAAAATCTAGAAAATCAACTACATAACCTAAAGCAAACCGATCAATCCCGTTACCCATAGCGCCGCCCAGAATCAAGCCATAACCGAGTTGATCCCAACGTTCTAAAACTGGGCCTAACAATGCCAACCCTATTAATAATAAACTTACTCCCAAAGATAACCAGCGCAGCCATTCTACTTTTCCACTAAACAAACTAAAAGCTGCACCAGTATTTGTGACGTAAGTAAAGTGAAATATTCCCGGTAAGATTGGTAGTGTCTCTCCTAAGCTAAAGGTTTGCACGACCCAATATTTGGTCAGTTGGTCTACAAAGAAAGCAATAAAGGCAGCTATCCAGAAAAGGCGATTTTTGAAACGCATGGCAAGTTTAGTCAATAGTCAACAGTCCATAGTCAACAGTCAAAAGTCTATAGTCCAAAGCAGTCATCATTAACTAATGACTAATGGCTAATGACTGATGACCAATGACTAATGACTAATAAAACATCAAGTGTCGCAACACATATGCTACTACAGAGACAGCACAGACTACAGCTAATTGTCCCGGAATCACCCACCAAGAGTAGACAAGGATTGATTGCATTAAGGGTATTGTGTCTGTGCCTTGCCAGTGAAAAAAAGACCTAATCATGAGATAAGCAATGCCACACAGGTGTACGCTTAATAAACCACAAATACAGCTAAAAGTGAGAGACTCTATTTTAGGTCTAGCTTGAAAGGCAAAAAATCCACAAATCCAAGCTCCAGGGATGAAGCCTAGCAAATAACCAAACTGTGATGCTTTCACATAACCGATATTACCGCCACCATCAGAAAAGACAGGGTGCAAAGTCAAACCCATAACTAAATAAGCAATTTGTGAGAGCGCACCAGCATTTTTACCCCCTAAACAACCTACTAAAAGTACCGCACCAACTTGATAGCTGACACCTAATGAAAAGGTTTGGATTCCTGTCTGACTCCAATTCCAAGGTAAGGTAATACCATAAGCTTCTAAGAAAGTACCTCCCATTGTTAGGAGTAAGCCAATCATAGACCAAAGTAGTTGATTTGAGGCGGCAATCATTTATCAGGCACAAGGGGAAAGCAACAGCAACCAGTATAGGCATTAATTATGTGACTGAAATTCGTACTAATTTGTTCATATGTCCACTAGAATACTGAAGTTCCTTAGCTTGAATGGTTCTAAGTGCTGAGTAATGGGTATTGAGTGCTGTTAGCAATAGCGGGGTGTTGAGCCGCTTTTTGAGTGTTGAGTTAATAGCAGTGAATCATCACTCTCACTATTTTCTTTAGTCCTTGCCCCTCTATTACTCATTCCCCATCTGCCAGTCCCTAATCTCCAATTCCCTTTTCACCTATCCTGATGTGAACAGTTGATGATGGTT contains:
- a CDS encoding biotin transporter BioY, whose product is MIAASNQLLWSMIGLLLTMGGTFLEAYGITLPWNWSQTGIQTFSLGVSYQVGAVLLVGCLGGKNAGALSQIAYLVMGLTLHPVFSDGGGNIGYVKASQFGYLLGFIPGAWICGFFAFQARPKIESLTFSCICGLLSVHLCGIAYLMIRSFFHWQGTDTIPLMQSILVYSWWVIPGQLAVVCAVSVVAYVLRHLMFY
- the lspA gene encoding signal peptidase II, which gives rise to MRFKNRLFWIAAFIAFFVDQLTKYWVVQTFSLGETLPILPGIFHFTYVTNTGAAFSLFSGKVEWLRWLSLGVSLLLIGLALLGPVLERWDQLGYGLILGGAMGNGIDRFALGYVVDFLDFRLINFAVFNMADSFISIGIVCLLLASLQKSPDSHHRSR
- a CDS encoding transglycosylase domain-containing protein: MNSPQPPHKPQTLLGQLTQAVNTIQARVDFSKLALKPNAKVPELWVQDAGADKAEVYPLLGDRYVLGRSSKSSDIVIRNPVVSQIHLSLSRDSSQRTPVFIIKDENSTNGIYRGKRRVHTLELRHGDILTLGPPELAASVRLQYVDPPPWYVKAATWAGYGVGGASALLALVIGVEWLKFSVRPLPTTTRAPVVVYARDGSTPLREPRTVSHVDMKRLEDFGPYLSAAVVASEDSRFNWHFGVDPLGILRAVLINTRSGDVQQGASTITQQVARSLFRDYVGRQDSLGRKLREAIVSLKLEAFYSKDEVLLMYLNRVFLGADTSGFEDAAQFYFDKPAKELTLAEAATLVGILPAPNAFDFCGSGPNKLEAADYRNRVVKRMLEMGKVTSEEANRARRSTVQVSPKVCEQQAKTIAPYFYNYVFQELEAILGEGAAREGNYIIETQLDPAIQTQAETALRNSVSTAGSTFRFSQGAMVTLDSRTGSILAMVGGTDYRTSQFNRAVQAKRQPGSTFKIFAYTQALLQGIPASRTYSCAPLTWQGFTYRPCRSGADGSLDIATGLALSENPIALRIAREVGLDKVVSMAQRLGVKSQLEAVPGLVLGQSVVNVLEMTGAFGAIGNRGVWNPPHAINRILDSSDCSDRNDFKTCRVIYSFDSDREANKRVLPQPIADQMTDLMQGVITRGTGRSAAIGLGEAGKTGTTDKNVDLWFIGFIPNRRLVTGIWLGNDNNSPTSGSSAQAAQLWGNYMRRITR